A genomic segment from Euzebya rosea encodes:
- a CDS encoding secondary thiamine-phosphate synthase enzyme YjbQ, producing the protein MTPSSPESMETLNGVAELNGNGRPKEKLNGLPPQVLVEAPRAARREASITELSGLQPVVARRAIHIATERLFHVTDVTEDCQELVAESGVKEGMLSVFSQHTTCAIKINERETCFLEDLRLFMEALVPQEAYYRHDDFEIRDHATLAGTVEEEPINGHAHIKQMLLGSASESVPVADGALRLGTWQRIMFIELDQARNRKVQLQVQGWR; encoded by the coding sequence GTGACCCCCTCAAGCCCAGAGTCAATGGAGACGCTGAACGGTGTTGCCGAGCTGAACGGCAACGGCCGCCCCAAGGAGAAGCTCAACGGGCTTCCCCCGCAGGTGCTCGTCGAGGCGCCTCGTGCTGCCCGCCGCGAAGCGAGCATCACCGAGCTGTCCGGCCTGCAGCCGGTCGTCGCCCGTCGTGCGATCCACATCGCCACCGAGCGGCTGTTCCACGTCACCGACGTGACGGAGGACTGCCAGGAGCTCGTCGCCGAGAGCGGGGTGAAGGAGGGCATGCTGTCGGTCTTCTCCCAGCACACGACGTGCGCGATCAAGATCAACGAGCGCGAGACGTGCTTCCTGGAGGACCTCCGGCTGTTCATGGAGGCGCTGGTCCCGCAGGAGGCCTACTACCGCCACGACGACTTCGAGATCCGCGACCACGCCACGCTGGCGGGCACCGTGGAGGAGGAGCCGATCAACGGCCACGCCCACATCAAGCAGATGCTGCTGGGCAGCGCGTCGGAGTCGGTGCCGGTCGCCGACGGGGCGCTGCGCCTGGGCACGTGGCAGCGGATCATGTTCATCGAGCTGGACCAGGCCCGCAACCGCAAGGTCCAGCTGCAGGTCCAGGGCTGGCGCTGA